The following nucleotide sequence is from Deltaproteobacteria bacterium.
AAGGCACTCGTAGAAATTGTCTTGGACAACCCTGAAAAAAACAGCAAAGAGCAGCTGATCGAGATTATCCAGACACAACTTTTATGAAAAAGAAGAGAAATCGAAAACAGTTTACACGGGAGGATTTTGTCAACACCGTTTGGAAGACGATGGAAAAACAGGCGTGTGAAAATCCAGAGATTGCGGATCTCCACAAAAGACTTTCCAAGGATCTCGGCCTCCCCCTCACCCCAACCCTCTCCCCAAAGGGAGAGGGAAATAAGGACAAGAAGCAACTGTTGATAGGGTTGACCGGCGGGATCGCCAGCGGCAAGTCCACCATCACCGGTTACCTCAAAAGGAAAAAGATCCCGGTGATTGATGCCGACCTGCTCGCCCATGCCGTCATCAAGAAGGGAAAAGAGGCTTATCGAAAAACCCTTGCTGTCTTCGGTGAGGGGATCCTTCAAAAAAACGGGGAAATTGATCGGAAAAAGCTGGGGGGCATGATTTTTGGCGACCCCGCCAAGAAAAGGATCCTGGAGGCGATCACCCACCCTGAAATCTTTAAATCCCTTCAAGGAGAGATCCAAAAAAAGAGAAAGTCAAAAATGGTCGTGATCGATGCGGCACTTCTTTTTGAATCTGGTCTGAACCGGGAGATGGCCAAAAACATCGTTGTCACTATTAACCCCACCGTACAACTCAAGCGGCTGATGAAGCGGGATAAAATGGGAGAAACCGAGGCCTGGCAGAGGATTTTATCCCAACTCTCCAGTCTGGAGAAGGCCAGACAGGCCGATTTTGTAATTGATAATTCCGGAACACTTAAAGAAACCTACCGACAGGTCGAAAAAATTATCGAAAATTTTTAGTGCCTTCCGCGCTGGGGCCTGTCACCAAAACCGCCGCGCCGGCCATCACCACGCCCGCGATCTCCAAAGCTGCGTCGGGGACGCTCTTCCCTTTCGGGCGGAGGGGTCCAACCTTCGGGAGGCTGTCTGGTCTGACGCAGAGAAAGGGCGACCTTGCCGCTCGGCTCGATACGGATCACTTTTACATCAACAGTATCCCCCTCCTTGACAACATCGGTCACACTGTTCACCCGCTTGTAGTCCAGTTCCGAAATATGGCAGAGACCATCGGTATTTGGCAGGATGTTCACAAAGGCACCGAAGTCGGCGATCTTCACCACCTTGCCATTATAGATTTTCCCCAGTTCCGCCACCGCGGTACAGGCGCGGACCTTCTCCACCGCCTTTTCCATCGCTTGACCGTCACTGGAAAAAATCTTGACGGCCCCATCATCCTCAACCTCAATCTGGGCACCCGTTTCCTCAATGATGCCGCGGATATTCTTTCCTCCCGGACCAATCAGCGCACCAATCATTTCCTTGTCAATCATCACCGTGGTAATGCGGGGGGCATAGGGTGAGAGATCCGGTCTTGGCGCCGAAAGGGCCTCCATCATCTTGCCCAAAATAAAAAGCCTCCCCTGTCGGGCCTGTTCGAGTGCCTTGGTCAGGAGTTTCTCATCCAGTCCTGCGATCTTGATATCCATCTGCAGGGCGGTCACCCCGTTTTTTGTCCCGGTTACCTTGAAATCCATGTCACCCAGATGATCCTCATCCCCGAGGATATCGGAGAGGATTGCCACCTCGTCCCCTTCCTTCACCAGCCCCATCGCAATACCGGCCACCGGTTCCTTGATCGGGACACCAGCATCCATGAGTGACAAGGCCCCCCCGCAAACCGTTGCCATGGAGGAGGAACCGTTGGATTCAAGAATTTCCGAGACGATCCGAATCGTGTAAGGGAATTTCGCCTCTTCCGGGATCATCCCTCTCAAGGCCCGTTCCGCAAGCGCTCCGTGACCAATTTCACGCCGTCCCGGGCTTCGGAGAGGCTTGGTCTCCCCCACGGAGAAAGGAGGGAAATTGTAATGGAGCATGAACTTCTTGGTCCACTCCCCCTTGAGGGCATCGATGATCTGCTCGTCATCACCGGAACCAAGCGTTGTCGTCACGAGGGCCTGCGTCTCCCCCCGCGTAAAAAGGGCCGATCCATGCGCCCGCGGCAGGATCCCTGTCTCACAAGTGATTGAACGGATCTCGTCGTACGCCCGGCCGTCAATCCTCTTCTTTGTTTTCAAAACGGTCCCCCGGAGGATTTCGTATTCCAGATCCTCCAGCGCCTTCGCCACCAGGGGAGGCTTGGTCTCTTTTTCTTCTTCAGTGACCAGGGCG
It contains:
- a CDS encoding dephospho-CoA kinase → MEKQACENPEIADLHKRLSKDLGLPLTPTLSPKGEGNKDKKQLLIGLTGGIASGKSTITGYLKRKKIPVIDADLLAHAVIKKGKEAYRKTLAVFGEGILQKNGEIDRKKLGGMIFGDPAKKRILEAITHPEIFKSLQGEIQKKRKSKMVVIDAALLFESGLNREMAKNIVVTINPTVQLKRLMKRDKMGETEAWQRILSQLSSLEKARQADFVIDNSGTLKETYRQVEKIIENF
- the pnp gene encoding polyribonucleotide nucleotidyltransferase codes for the protein MSKQLSASVGGKTVVIETGKLAKQAGGSVTVRCGDTIVLVTACVKGEPKLGADFLPLTVDYIEKTFAAGKIPGGFFKREGRPSELATLTSRFIDRPVRPLFPEGYCHETQVIATVLSADQENESDILAITGASTALMLSEAPFLGPIAGVRIGQSEGQFVVNPNPEQMEKSTIDLIVVGSRKAIVMVEGWAAELPEAEVIGAIMFGHRAIQPLLDIQEELAKQFSKTKLVVTPPEVDADLVKQVHQKASASLRAAFAIGEKQKRNETLGKVKEETLAALVTEEEKETKPPLVAKALEDLEYEILRGTVLKTKKRIDGRAYDEIRSITCETGILPRAHGSALFTRGETQALVTTTLGSGDDEQIIDALKGEWTKKFMLHYNFPPFSVGETKPLRSPGRREIGHGALAERALRGMIPEEAKFPYTIRIVSEILESNGSSSMATVCGGALSLMDAGVPIKEPVAGIAMGLVKEGDEVAILSDILGDEDHLGDMDFKVTGTKNGVTALQMDIKIAGLDEKLLTKALEQARQGRLFILGKMMEALSAPRPDLSPYAPRITTVMIDKEMIGALIGPGGKNIRGIIEETGAQIEVEDDGAVKIFSSDGQAMEKAVEKVRACTAVAELGKIYNGKVVKIADFGAFVNILPNTDGLCHISELDYKRVNSVTDVVKEGDTVDVKVIRIEPSGKVALSLRQTRQPPEGWTPPPEREERPRRSFGDRGRGDGRRGGFGDRPQRGRH